Proteins co-encoded in one Arthrobacter sp. ERGS1:01 genomic window:
- a CDS encoding PucR family transcriptional regulator yields the protein MAITVAELLAEPQLGLSLIAGADGLGNRITWAHTSDLPRLWEWVTGGEIMMTNGLSIPADAPGQVELAHALVDAGASGLAIGEKMHAPALRPEFLAACDALALPLINVPYPLPFIAIARTVAESSLLEESRRLRQTARIYDLLRLTDTTGNHWQSLVQGVAAEVDSRLFVVDRRCLHPWHPDGEPLPAAVRAEVEPLARNAAAGSKTFRWHMVGDHHFLLVGIPTHANALLIVMPHAEPHPDAVVLLHAATVLGLELSRTVLALEGQRRVGAEFLLQAFEGRYGLAEMENQLAAFGVPAQKFLVLSMSSDDDGHLADIHLELWRHGFPAIVVRRLNKLHALVSAECPLDMLRHAVPADVRLGVSTPSTVNELQQALQESLWALGTAGHSAEQLVCYADGPSWLGLTSYEQGAAIVQRLLGPIMEYERGRQPDLMVTLRTFLDLQRSWAKTAEAMFTHRQTVIYRIKKISELTGLNMAETSTLAQLWFALQINEAMDFQGQAGRPPAPL from the coding sequence ATGGCGATTACCGTTGCCGAACTGCTGGCCGAACCGCAGCTTGGCCTGAGCCTGATCGCGGGCGCCGACGGCCTGGGGAACCGCATCACGTGGGCCCACACCTCGGATCTGCCCAGGCTGTGGGAGTGGGTCACGGGCGGCGAGATCATGATGACCAATGGCCTGTCGATCCCGGCCGACGCGCCCGGCCAGGTTGAGCTGGCCCATGCCCTGGTCGACGCCGGCGCCAGCGGACTGGCCATCGGTGAAAAGATGCACGCCCCCGCCCTCCGGCCCGAGTTCCTGGCGGCCTGCGATGCCCTGGCCCTGCCGCTGATCAACGTGCCCTACCCGCTGCCGTTCATCGCCATTGCCCGCACGGTGGCGGAGTCATCGCTGCTGGAGGAGTCGCGCCGGCTTCGGCAGACGGCCAGGATCTACGACCTCCTGCGGTTGACCGACACCACCGGCAACCATTGGCAAAGCCTGGTCCAGGGCGTCGCCGCGGAGGTGGATTCCCGGCTCTTCGTGGTGGACCGGCGCTGCCTGCACCCCTGGCATCCGGACGGCGAACCGCTTCCCGCGGCGGTCCGCGCCGAGGTGGAGCCGTTGGCGCGGAATGCCGCGGCCGGGTCCAAGACGTTTCGCTGGCACATGGTGGGCGACCACCATTTCCTGCTGGTGGGCATTCCAACCCATGCCAACGCGCTGCTGATCGTCATGCCGCACGCGGAACCGCACCCGGACGCCGTCGTGCTGCTCCACGCCGCCACTGTCCTCGGCCTGGAGCTGTCCCGGACGGTCCTGGCGCTGGAGGGCCAACGCCGCGTGGGCGCGGAATTCCTGCTGCAGGCTTTTGAGGGCCGGTACGGCCTGGCGGAAATGGAAAACCAGCTGGCGGCGTTTGGCGTTCCCGCGCAAAAGTTCCTGGTGCTCTCCATGTCCAGCGACGACGACGGGCATTTGGCGGACATCCACCTGGAACTGTGGCGACATGGTTTTCCGGCGATCGTAGTGCGCCGACTCAACAAACTCCATGCCCTGGTTTCCGCCGAATGCCCGCTGGACATGTTGCGCCATGCCGTACCGGCGGACGTCAGGCTCGGGGTCAGCACGCCGTCCACCGTCAACGAACTGCAGCAGGCCCTGCAGGAATCGCTGTGGGCCCTGGGAACTGCGGGGCACAGTGCCGAGCAGCTGGTCTGTTACGCCGACGGACCCTCGTGGCTGGGCCTGACCAGCTATGAACAGGGTGCGGCAATCGTCCAGCGGCTCCTCGGTCCCATCATGGAGTACGAGCGCGGCCGGCAGCCAGACCTCATGGTCACGCTGCGGACCTTCCTGGACCTCCAGCGTTCGTGGGCAAAGACTGCCGAGGCCATGTTCACCCACCGGCAAACCGTCATCTACCGCATCAAGAAGATCAGCGAGCTGACGGGGTTGAACATGGCGGAGACATCCACCCTGGCCCAGCTGTGGTTTGCCCTGCAGATTAACGAGGCCATGGACTTCCAGGGGCAGGCGGGCCGCCCGCCCGCCCCGCTCTGA
- a CDS encoding VOC family protein — MDWKLELVFVPVSDVDRAKDFYVNKVGFNADFDERPMPGIRFVQLTPPGSACSICFGEGLTDAPAGSAPSLQMVVSDIQAAHAQLKANGVDVSDVDVQDWGHFVYFADPDGNKWAVQFIPGRPNG; from the coding sequence ATGGACTGGAAACTTGAACTTGTGTTTGTCCCCGTGTCCGATGTGGACCGCGCCAAGGATTTCTACGTCAACAAGGTGGGCTTCAACGCCGATTTTGACGAACGCCCCATGCCGGGAATCCGCTTCGTGCAGCTGACCCCGCCGGGATCGGCGTGCTCCATCTGCTTCGGCGAGGGCCTCACCGATGCCCCTGCCGGGAGCGCGCCCAGCCTGCAAATGGTGGTCAGCGACATCCAGGCGGCCCACGCCCAGCTCAAGGCCAATGGTGTCGACGTGAGCGACGTGGACGTCCAGGACTGGGGCCACTTCGTGTATTTCGCGGACCCCGACGGCAACAAGTGGGCCGTGCAATTCATCCCCGGGCGGCCCAACGGCTAA
- a CDS encoding asparaginase domain-containing protein produces the protein MKSNTATKSSAPRVARLGIITGSGPEAGLDLWSKVLRHNRAMLGELYQGDTDAPFVIIASVPELGHSMELETQEERVWLALERTARQMAPQVDYYVIACNTLNYYADRLDALGLSARLITPAQVVIEELHRLDTDSGQSVALLGSRQTMDLAHWSSYASLAGHFPLEIPAENELHRLIYDVKVAGGSTPQIEEAFLSLAASLESTVVLQACTELPLINVSSEQAGKTLIDVSDLLARTLAQKHVDALLAVPGHGHTTNDDGADPRLLIVYTGGTFGMHDLGAGLEANAELQEEISALIGDYDARRGTALDWGYVKLEKIIDSAESTQQTAVDLAAEIRSNVAAGAGGANYDGVLVIHGTDTLAYTAARVAFELADLAVPVVFTGAQLPLGYAGSDAPSNFEYALDVLTGVVTGQTWVAFNHELHPAVRVSKYSSESMAGFASPRPLAEVGDPARVGAVVGRAGRGSGDARSIGVLPVFPGITTENVRTALACYPDGLVMECYGAGTAPVNTPGFVDALAAAVAAGTPVLAITQCQTGSVSLSRYAVGSALADAGVLGGGDMTLEAALAKLGYLVSSDVDAAGIREALEVNLIGEITTA, from the coding sequence TTGAAAAGTAATACAGCAACAAAGAGTTCCGCACCCCGCGTGGCCCGGCTCGGCATCATCACCGGTTCGGGCCCCGAGGCCGGACTCGACCTGTGGTCGAAGGTGCTCCGGCACAACCGGGCCATGCTCGGCGAGCTCTACCAGGGCGATACCGACGCCCCCTTCGTGATCATCGCCTCCGTGCCGGAACTGGGCCACTCCATGGAGCTGGAAACCCAGGAAGAACGGGTGTGGCTGGCGCTGGAGCGCACTGCGCGGCAGATGGCCCCGCAGGTGGACTACTACGTGATCGCCTGCAACACGCTCAACTACTACGCCGACCGCCTGGACGCGCTGGGGTTGAGCGCCAGGCTCATCACGCCCGCCCAGGTGGTCATTGAAGAACTGCACCGGCTGGACACCGATTCCGGGCAAAGCGTGGCCCTGCTGGGCAGCCGGCAGACCATGGACCTTGCGCACTGGTCCTCCTATGCGTCGCTGGCCGGGCACTTCCCGCTGGAAATCCCGGCGGAGAATGAGTTGCACAGGCTCATCTACGACGTCAAGGTGGCCGGCGGGTCAACGCCGCAGATCGAGGAGGCCTTCCTGTCACTGGCCGCTTCGCTCGAGAGCACCGTGGTGCTGCAGGCCTGCACCGAGCTGCCGCTGATCAACGTGAGCAGCGAACAGGCCGGCAAGACCTTGATCGACGTCTCGGACCTGCTGGCCCGGACGCTGGCGCAAAAGCACGTTGACGCCCTGTTGGCGGTCCCCGGCCACGGCCACACCACCAACGACGACGGCGCCGATCCCCGCCTGCTGATCGTGTACACGGGCGGTACCTTCGGCATGCACGACCTGGGCGCCGGCCTGGAGGCGAACGCCGAGCTCCAGGAAGAGATCTCGGCCCTGATCGGCGACTACGACGCACGCCGCGGCACGGCCCTGGACTGGGGCTACGTCAAGCTGGAGAAGATCATCGACAGCGCGGAGTCAACCCAGCAAACCGCCGTGGACCTGGCCGCGGAGATCCGCAGCAATGTCGCAGCCGGGGCGGGGGGCGCCAACTATGACGGCGTGCTCGTCATCCACGGCACCGACACCCTCGCCTACACGGCGGCCCGCGTCGCCTTCGAGCTCGCGGACCTGGCCGTGCCCGTGGTGTTCACCGGCGCCCAGTTGCCGCTCGGCTATGCCGGCAGCGACGCGCCGTCGAACTTTGAATACGCGCTCGACGTGCTCACCGGCGTCGTCACGGGGCAAACCTGGGTGGCGTTCAACCACGAGCTGCACCCTGCCGTCCGCGTCAGCAAGTACTCCAGCGAAAGCATGGCCGGATTTGCCTCCCCGCGCCCCCTCGCCGAGGTGGGCGACCCCGCACGGGTCGGCGCCGTCGTCGGCCGGGCGGGGCGGGGGAGCGGGGACGCCCGCAGCATTGGCGTGCTTCCCGTGTTCCCCGGCATCACCACCGAAAACGTGCGCACGGCCCTGGCCTGCTACCCCGACGGCCTGGTCATGGAGTGCTACGGCGCCGGAACCGCGCCGGTCAACACGCCGGGCTTCGTTGACGCGCTCGCTGCGGCCGTGGCCGCCGGAACGCCCGTCCTGGCCATCACCCAGTGCCAGACAGGCTCCGTCAGCCTCTCCCGCTACGCCGTGGGCTCCGCACTGGCCGACGCCGGCGTGCTGGGCGGCGGCGACATGACCCTGGAGGCGGCACTCGCCAAGCTCGGCTACCTGGTGAGCAGTGACGTGGACGCCGCCGGGATCCGGGAAGCGCTCGAGGTCAACCTGATCGGTGAAATCACCACGGCGTAG